In the genome of Nocardia sp. NBC_00416, one region contains:
- a CDS encoding Gfo/Idh/MocA family protein translates to MPDSTPPRTLRIAMNGVTGRMGYRQHLMRSILPIRDSGGLLLPDGTRVQVEPILVGRNAAKLAELAGQHGIAEWSTDAAAVIADPSIDIYFDAQVTSRRAAALAAAMKAGKHVFTEKPTAETLAEAVELARVAANAGVTAGVVHDKLYLPGLVKLRRLVDEGFFGRILSLRGEFGYWVFEGDGQPAQRPSWNYRAEDGGGIVVDMFCHWNYVLEGLLGKVEAVTAKATTHIPTRWDEQGNPYPATADDAAYGIFEMENGVIAQINSSWAVRVYRDELVEFQIDGTHGSAVAGLRTCVAQHRSHTPKPVWNPDLPVTEPFRDQWLEVPANADLDNGFKLQWEEFLADVVHERPHRYGLLSAARGVQLAELGLRSSAEGRRIEIPVVTL, encoded by the coding sequence ATGCCCGATTCCACTCCCCCGCGCACGCTCCGCATCGCCATGAACGGCGTCACCGGTCGCATGGGCTACCGCCAGCATCTGATGCGATCGATCCTGCCGATCCGCGACAGCGGTGGCCTGCTGCTCCCGGACGGCACCCGCGTCCAGGTCGAGCCCATCCTGGTCGGCCGCAATGCCGCCAAGCTCGCCGAACTCGCCGGACAACACGGCATCGCCGAATGGAGCACCGACGCCGCCGCCGTCATCGCCGATCCGTCGATCGATATCTACTTCGACGCGCAGGTCACCTCACGTCGCGCGGCGGCGCTGGCGGCGGCGATGAAGGCAGGTAAACATGTCTTCACCGAGAAGCCGACCGCCGAGACACTGGCGGAGGCCGTCGAACTCGCCAGGGTGGCCGCGAATGCCGGCGTCACCGCGGGCGTCGTGCACGACAAGCTCTACCTGCCCGGCCTGGTGAAATTGCGCAGGCTCGTCGACGAAGGCTTCTTCGGCCGGATCCTCTCGCTGCGCGGCGAATTCGGCTACTGGGTCTTCGAGGGCGACGGCCAACCCGCCCAGCGACCCAGCTGGAACTACCGCGCCGAGGACGGCGGCGGCATCGTCGTCGATATGTTCTGTCACTGGAACTACGTGCTCGAGGGACTGCTCGGCAAGGTCGAGGCGGTCACCGCGAAGGCGACGACCCATATCCCCACCCGATGGGACGAACAGGGGAATCCCTATCCGGCCACCGCCGACGATGCCGCCTACGGGATCTTCGAGATGGAGAACGGCGTCATCGCACAGATCAACTCGTCGTGGGCGGTGCGCGTGTACCGCGATGAGCTCGTCGAGTTCCAGATCGACGGAACGCACGGCTCGGCCGTCGCCGGTTTGCGCACCTGCGTCGCGCAGCATCGTTCGCATACGCCCAAGCCGGTCTGGAATCCGGATCTTCCGGTGACCGAGCCGTTCCGTGATCAATGGCTGGAAGTGCCCGCGAACGCGGATCTGGACAACGGATTCAAATTGCAGTGGGAGGAGTTCCTCGCCGATGTGGTGCACGAACGGCCGCACCGCTACGGCCTGCTCTCCGCCGCACGCGGCGTGCAACTGGCCGAACTGGGACTGCGCAGCTCCGCCGAAGGCCGTCGGATCGAGATCCCGGTGGTGACGCTGTGA
- a CDS encoding LacI family DNA-binding transcriptional regulator: MAAVRLQDVATRAGVSQATASRVLNGSSRVPGEGVADRVRAAAAELGYVANAQAQALARSSTGLIGLVVHDIADPYFSSIVQGVQAAARRAGKLVLLASTQRDFDIERESVSTFISHRADAIILAGSRQSGDLDRDLEKECARYLDNSGKVVVIGQPLSFGAAVEPENNAAAAQLAYALLEQGHRDFAVIGGPGNIRTAVDRRNGFVEALATRGVTPLVEIAGDFSRDGGFSAARRLSAALDLRPGQVGDVAPCVFAVSDVMAIGAIAAWRELGLAVPGDVCVAGFDDIPTLRDHVPGLSTVALALVDIGERAVGLALDDSATASRIHEFVPGRVILRDSSVPRQV, from the coding sequence ATGGCGGCTGTGAGATTGCAAGACGTCGCGACCCGGGCGGGCGTTTCCCAGGCGACCGCATCCCGTGTGCTCAACGGCTCGTCGCGGGTTCCCGGCGAAGGTGTCGCCGACCGGGTTCGCGCCGCCGCCGCCGAGCTGGGATATGTGGCGAACGCCCAGGCCCAGGCCCTCGCACGGTCGTCGACCGGACTCATCGGACTCGTCGTGCACGATATCGCCGACCCCTACTTCTCCTCGATCGTGCAGGGCGTCCAGGCGGCGGCGCGCCGGGCGGGCAAACTCGTCCTGCTGGCCAGCACGCAACGTGATTTCGATATCGAACGCGAATCCGTGAGCACCTTCATCTCGCACCGCGCCGATGCCATCATCCTGGCGGGTTCACGTCAGAGCGGGGATCTCGACCGCGACCTCGAGAAGGAATGCGCGCGGTATCTGGACAACAGCGGCAAGGTGGTCGTGATCGGACAGCCGCTGTCGTTCGGTGCCGCCGTAGAGCCCGAAAATAATGCTGCAGCAGCACAATTGGCATATGCCTTGCTCGAGCAGGGGCACCGAGATTTCGCTGTCATCGGCGGGCCGGGCAATATCCGGACCGCTGTGGACCGGCGCAACGGCTTCGTCGAAGCGCTCGCGACGCGGGGCGTGACACCGCTGGTGGAGATCGCGGGGGATTTCTCCCGTGACGGCGGTTTCAGCGCCGCGCGTCGCCTTTCCGCCGCACTGGATCTGCGTCCCGGGCAGGTCGGCGATGTCGCGCCCTGCGTATTCGCCGTGAGCGATGTGATGGCGATCGGGGCGATCGCGGCGTGGCGTGAGCTCGGCCTCGCGGTCCCCGGTGATGTCTGCGTCGCCGGGTTCGACGATATTCCCACGCTGCGTGACCACGTGCCCGGTCTGTCGACGGTCGCGTTGGCGCTGGTCGATATCGGCGAGCGCGCCGTGGGGCTCGCGCTCGACGACTCCGCCACGGCTTCGCGTATCCACGAATTCGTGCCCGGCCGCGTGATCCTGCGCGACAGCAGTGTTCCGCGACAGGTCTGA
- a CDS encoding ABC transporter permease translates to MWSTVWRPLALVAVLVAAWWAVTEFELVEPYILPSPADTWRTAADNSAYLFENTWVTTYETVVGFVIAALIGEAVALVMIYSRGVERTMYPLILFAQVIPKIAIAPLFIVWLGFGTSPKILVAVLMAFFPIVISGMAGLRSVDPEILELTSTMGASNWKTFVKVRFPASLPQLMSGLKIAATLAVTGAVVGEFVGANEGLGYVILQANGNIDTAMLFAALIIMSLLGIILFAIIEIAEQFLIPWHASRRSTASAVGAA, encoded by the coding sequence GTGTGGTCGACCGTATGGCGGCCCCTCGCCCTGGTGGCGGTGCTCGTCGCCGCATGGTGGGCCGTCACCGAGTTCGAACTCGTCGAGCCCTACATCCTGCCGTCGCCGGCGGATACCTGGCGCACCGCCGCCGACAACTCGGCGTACCTGTTCGAGAACACCTGGGTGACCACCTACGAAACGGTGGTCGGCTTCGTCATCGCGGCGCTGATCGGCGAAGCCGTCGCCCTGGTGATGATCTACTCCCGCGGTGTCGAGCGCACGATGTACCCGCTCATCCTCTTCGCGCAGGTCATCCCGAAAATCGCGATCGCCCCGCTGTTCATCGTCTGGCTCGGGTTCGGCACCAGCCCCAAGATCCTCGTCGCCGTACTGATGGCATTCTTCCCGATCGTCATCTCCGGTATGGCCGGGCTGCGCTCGGTGGATCCCGAGATCCTCGAGCTCACCTCCACCATGGGGGCGAGCAATTGGAAAACGTTCGTCAAGGTACGTTTTCCGGCCTCGCTGCCGCAGTTGATGTCCGGCCTCAAGATCGCCGCCACGCTCGCGGTCACCGGCGCCGTCGTCGGCGAATTCGTCGGCGCGAACGAGGGGCTCGGCTACGTGATTCTGCAGGCCAACGGAAATATCGATACAGCGATGCTGTTCGCCGCCCTGATCATCATGTCCCTGCTGGGCATCATCCTGTTCGCGATCATCGAGATCGCCGAGCAGTTCCTCATTCCATGGCACGCCTCCCGCCGATCCACGGCTTCGGCCGTCGGCGCGGCATGA
- a CDS encoding ABC transporter substrate-binding protein — MKLGFRTLTTIGAAAVASVLVLTGCGGGGNDAKGPGTDGKTTAVSLMLNWYPYGEHAPFYYGVQEGIFAAHGIDLKISAGQGSTKTAQATGSKQTDFGWADTPAVLSNIDKGVKIKSVGVYLQTTPSAVQVFADSDIRTPADLAGKTIAVSAGDAPTTTFPVYLDKAGVPADQVTQQSLDSAGKMSAMLSGRVDGLIGFAHDQGPTIADKSGKEVRYLRYSDQGLNFFSNGLIANQATIESSPELVQAMVDATSEAFAAAVANPQAAVAAMEGKDPQLPPQQVLLQQWQQTIPLLSTPETAGKAPGTNSEANWRATIDVLSSAKLLDKAEDPAKYWAAEFTPTTKP; from the coding sequence ATGAAATTAGGATTTCGCACACTCACGACGATCGGCGCCGCCGCGGTGGCCTCGGTCCTGGTATTGACCGGCTGCGGGGGCGGCGGCAACGACGCGAAGGGTCCCGGCACCGACGGGAAGACCACCGCGGTATCGCTGATGCTCAACTGGTATCCCTACGGCGAGCACGCCCCGTTCTATTACGGGGTGCAAGAGGGCATATTCGCCGCGCACGGTATCGATCTGAAGATCTCGGCCGGTCAGGGCTCGACCAAAACCGCGCAGGCCACCGGTTCGAAGCAGACCGACTTCGGCTGGGCCGATACCCCGGCGGTCCTCAGCAATATCGATAAGGGCGTCAAGATCAAGAGCGTCGGCGTCTACCTCCAGACCACGCCGTCGGCAGTGCAGGTATTCGCCGATTCGGATATCCGGACACCGGCCGATCTGGCAGGTAAGACCATCGCCGTCTCCGCGGGAGACGCCCCGACCACGACTTTCCCGGTCTATCTCGACAAGGCGGGCGTTCCGGCGGATCAGGTCACCCAGCAGAGCCTCGATTCGGCGGGCAAGATGTCGGCGATGCTCTCGGGTCGCGTCGACGGGCTCATCGGATTCGCACACGACCAGGGCCCCACGATCGCCGACAAGAGCGGCAAAGAGGTCCGTTACCTGCGGTATTCGGACCAGGGCCTGAACTTCTTCAGTAACGGGCTGATCGCGAATCAGGCCACCATCGAATCCTCGCCCGAGCTGGTACAGGCCATGGTGGACGCGACGAGCGAGGCCTTCGCCGCCGCGGTCGCGAACCCGCAGGCGGCGGTCGCCGCGATGGAAGGTAAGGATCCGCAGCTGCCGCCGCAGCAGGTACTGCTCCAGCAGTGGCAGCAGACCATCCCGCTGCTCAGCACACCGGAGACCGCGGGTAAGGCGCCGGGAACCAATTCCGAAGCGAATTGGCGCGCCACCATCGATGTCCTGAGCAGTGCGAAGCTCCTCGACAAGGCCGAGGACCCGGCCAAGTACTGGGCCGCTGAGTTCACACCCACCACTAAGCCGTGA
- a CDS encoding ABC transporter ATP-binding protein codes for MSTPTTTIARTDSAVAVTDLTVRFSSARGEVTALHDVDLQVRRGEFVSIVGPSGCGKSTLLKVVAGLTDPSGGSVELGGAPVRGPQRNIGYVFQRAALLEWRTVRKNILLQAEMRGLNKRAAAAECARLIEMTGLGGFEDALPHELSGGMQQRVSLCRALLHEPEVLLMDEPFGALDALTRERMNVELHRIWRETGTTVLLVTHSVAEAVYLANRVVVMSPRPGRIIELLDVDLPAHRNYATTMEAPEFITVANRVRDLLGAVAQAD; via the coding sequence ATGAGCACGCCCACCACCACCATCGCCCGCACCGACAGTGCGGTCGCGGTCACTGACCTGACCGTACGGTTCTCCTCCGCCCGCGGTGAGGTCACCGCACTGCACGATGTCGACCTGCAGGTCCGTCGAGGCGAATTCGTTTCGATCGTCGGCCCGTCCGGCTGCGGCAAATCGACGCTACTGAAAGTCGTCGCCGGTCTCACCGATCCGAGCGGGGGCAGCGTCGAACTCGGCGGCGCCCCCGTGCGGGGGCCGCAGCGCAATATCGGCTACGTATTCCAGCGCGCCGCACTGCTGGAATGGCGGACCGTACGCAAGAACATCCTGCTGCAAGCCGAGATGCGCGGTCTGAACAAACGGGCGGCCGCGGCCGAATGCGCGCGTCTCATCGAGATGACCGGACTCGGCGGATTCGAGGACGCCCTGCCACACGAACTCTCCGGCGGTATGCAGCAGCGGGTTTCGCTGTGCCGGGCCCTGCTGCACGAACCGGAAGTGCTGCTGATGGACGAGCCGTTCGGCGCACTCGACGCGCTCACCAGAGAACGGATGAATGTCGAGCTGCACCGGATCTGGCGGGAAACCGGCACCACGGTACTGCTGGTCACCCATTCGGTGGCCGAGGCCGTATACCTCGCCAACCGGGTGGTCGTGATGAGCCCACGGCCGGGCCGGATCATCGAATTGCTCGACGTCGATCTGCCCGCGCACCGGAACTACGCCACGACGATGGAGGCACCGGAATTCATCACGGTCGCCAACCGGGTTCGGGATCTCCTCGGCGCGGTGGCGCAGGCGGACTGA